One Ferrimicrobium sp. genomic region harbors:
- the nuoL gene encoding NADH-quinone oxidoreductase subunit L — MVVLGLVIGFPLLGFLVLLAFGKRMGDPGAGWFGTIAVASSFVAAVATWIVLLTKHGASRTQILHVFPWFHAGSLQVNITFRADPLSVVMILFVTGVAALIHLYSIGYMKRDARFHQFFVYLNLFVFSMLVLVTANNLPLTFLGWEGVGACSYWLISFWFERPTAASAGKKAFIINRIGDMGFMLGTFLIFLNLHSVSYSKVLPEAHQLSSGTAEAIALLFFLAAAGKSAQLPLFTWLLDAMEGPTPVSALIHAATMVTAGVYLMARLSPILALAHAASMTIAIIGVITAFVAAMAATSQTDIKKIVAFSTVSQLGYMMLGIGTGAYIAAIFLMVTHAFYKALIFLSSGSVIHSLDNEQSIRRMGALAKLMPITAWTMIIAWLSIAGVPPFSGFFSKGSVLEDAFGRNELLWVVGVVTALLTAYYMGRLVFVVFYGKARWEEITHGHDPHESPRIMTIPLIVLAVAAATAGLLNLPYGGLRFLHNWLAPVFGSALVTYHLSSSEKVLLPATDAVVALLGIFLAWRLWRNHSERKALEPAVLFKGWYIDTFYDRTFARGGTALAKLGDRVVDPTIIDGAVGGVAWLFRWVGGLGKRVQSGLVRSYLLIMVAGIVVVLAYVLVSAAR; from the coding sequence ATGGTTGTTTTGGGTTTGGTGATCGGCTTTCCGCTGCTTGGTTTCCTCGTCTTGCTTGCCTTTGGGAAACGGATGGGAGACCCTGGAGCTGGCTGGTTCGGGACGATAGCGGTCGCTTCAAGTTTTGTCGCCGCGGTCGCAACCTGGATCGTTCTTTTGACCAAGCATGGGGCAAGTCGCACCCAAATATTGCACGTATTCCCTTGGTTCCATGCGGGAAGTCTGCAGGTGAACATCACCTTCCGGGCTGATCCACTCTCCGTTGTGATGATCCTCTTCGTAACTGGGGTTGCGGCACTCATCCATCTCTATTCGATCGGCTACATGAAGCGTGATGCGCGCTTCCACCAGTTTTTCGTCTACCTCAACCTCTTCGTCTTCTCGATGCTCGTTCTCGTGACCGCCAACAACCTTCCGCTGACCTTTCTTGGGTGGGAGGGAGTAGGGGCTTGTTCCTATTGGTTGATCTCGTTTTGGTTTGAACGTCCGACCGCGGCCAGTGCAGGTAAGAAGGCCTTCATCATCAATCGCATTGGTGACATGGGTTTCATGTTGGGAACCTTCCTGATCTTTCTTAACCTCCATTCGGTTAGCTACTCGAAGGTGCTACCCGAGGCCCATCAGCTGTCTAGCGGGACAGCAGAGGCGATCGCACTGTTGTTCTTTCTGGCAGCTGCAGGCAAGTCAGCACAGTTGCCGTTGTTTACCTGGTTGCTTGATGCCATGGAGGGACCAACCCCTGTATCGGCTTTGATCCATGCCGCGACAATGGTGACCGCAGGGGTTTACCTGATGGCACGGCTGTCGCCGATCCTTGCGCTCGCTCATGCCGCGTCGATGACGATCGCGATCATCGGTGTGATTACCGCGTTCGTGGCGGCGATGGCGGCGACTTCGCAGACTGACATCAAGAAAATTGTGGCCTTCTCAACGGTGAGCCAATTGGGCTACATGATGCTCGGCATCGGAACGGGTGCCTACATTGCGGCGATCTTTTTGATGGTTACGCACGCCTTCTATAAGGCGCTGATCTTCTTGTCCTCTGGATCGGTGATCCATTCGCTCGACAATGAACAGAGCATCCGGCGCATGGGTGCGCTTGCGAAGTTGATGCCGATTACTGCATGGACCATGATCATCGCCTGGCTCTCCATCGCTGGCGTACCGCCGTTTTCTGGTTTCTTCTCGAAGGGCTCCGTACTTGAGGATGCCTTCGGTCGCAACGAGTTGCTCTGGGTTGTTGGTGTGGTGACCGCCTTGTTGACGGCGTACTACATGGGCCGTCTCGTCTTTGTGGTCTTCTACGGCAAGGCACGCTGGGAGGAGATCACCCATGGTCACGATCCACATGAGTCGCCCCGCATCATGACGATCCCGCTGATCGTGCTGGCCGTTGCGGCGGCGACTGCAGGTCTGTTGAACCTACCCTACGGTGGCCTTCGTTTCCTGCACAACTGGCTAGCGCCGGTCTTCGGTTCCGCCTTAGTCACCTATCATCTCTCGAGTTCAGAGAAGGTGTTACTCCCGGCCACCGATGCTGTCGTTGCTCTCCTTGGTATCTTCCTGGCATGGCGTCTGTGGCGCAATCACTCCGAACGCAAAGCGCTTGAACCCGCGGTGCTGTTCAAGGGCTGGTATATCGATACCTTCTATGACCGGACCTTTGCGCGCGGAGGTACGGCCTTAGCGAAGCTCGGCGATCGAGTCGTTGACCCCACCATCATCGACGGAGCGGTTGGAGGAGTCGCTTGGCTGTTTCGTTGGGTGGGTGGACTTGGTAAACGAGTGCAGTCGGGATTGGTTCGGAGTTATCTCCTGATAATGGTCGCAGGGATCGTGGTGGTCCTTGCGTATGTGCTCGTGAGTGCGGCGCGGTAG
- a CDS encoding NADH-ubiquinone oxidoreductase-F iron-sulfur binding region domain-containing protein produces the protein MTERIVGARLQYEDSATLERFLATGGDDGLRKAVLEMRPEEVAAEVMTANLLGRGGAGFEAGRKWSMLRKAPRRYLVINGDESEPATFKDHLLVERDPHQLVEGATIAAYAIEASFVVIYLRGEFALGLERVQQAINEAYARNALGRSIFGSSFSVDIVLQPGAGAYICGEETSLIESLEGKRGFPRIKPPYFPAVIGLYGEPTIVNNVETVSNLPWIINRGGEAFKELGQGRSTGTRLFALSGQVQRPGPYEVEMTKITFRDLIYGKEYGQGLHPDRSLLAFIPGGVSAPWFFPEHLDIPLGQDEVAKAGSMLGSGSVIVMDDSSCPVRSAWRIARFFARESCGQCTPCREGGAWIDKILRRIEEGEGREADLDLLLDLCDNISPGIKWPPAQTTICVLGPSIPPSVNAAIQHFRDDFLIHIKEGRCPHA, from the coding sequence GTGACTGAGCGAATTGTCGGAGCTCGTCTGCAGTATGAGGACTCTGCGACCCTGGAGCGGTTTTTGGCCACTGGTGGTGACGATGGACTTCGCAAAGCAGTGCTCGAGATGCGTCCCGAAGAGGTCGCAGCCGAGGTCATGACCGCCAACCTCCTTGGGCGTGGCGGCGCGGGGTTTGAAGCTGGTCGCAAGTGGTCGATGTTGCGCAAGGCCCCCCGTCGTTATCTGGTGATCAATGGGGATGAAAGCGAACCGGCGACTTTTAAGGACCATCTCTTAGTCGAGCGCGATCCCCATCAACTCGTCGAGGGAGCGACCATCGCAGCCTACGCAATTGAGGCCTCTTTTGTGGTGATCTATCTGCGAGGAGAGTTCGCGCTCGGCCTCGAGCGGGTGCAGCAGGCGATCAATGAAGCGTATGCGAGGAATGCACTGGGACGCTCGATCTTTGGGTCCTCGTTCTCGGTTGACATCGTCTTGCAGCCGGGAGCGGGCGCCTATATCTGTGGTGAGGAGACATCGCTGATTGAGTCCTTAGAGGGCAAGCGTGGGTTTCCAAGGATTAAGCCACCGTACTTCCCGGCGGTCATCGGCCTCTACGGTGAACCTACCATCGTCAACAATGTGGAGACGGTCTCGAACTTGCCCTGGATCATCAATCGAGGTGGCGAAGCATTTAAAGAACTTGGACAAGGTCGCTCAACCGGTACGCGACTCTTTGCGCTCTCCGGACAGGTGCAAAGGCCCGGGCCTTACGAGGTTGAGATGACAAAGATCACCTTTCGAGACTTGATTTATGGTAAAGAGTACGGGCAAGGGCTGCATCCTGATCGGTCTCTTTTGGCGTTTATCCCGGGAGGCGTTTCGGCACCATGGTTTTTTCCAGAGCACCTCGATATCCCGCTCGGGCAGGATGAGGTAGCCAAGGCCGGTTCGATGCTAGGGTCGGGGTCGGTCATTGTGATGGATGATTCCTCCTGCCCGGTCCGGTCGGCTTGGCGTATTGCAAGGTTCTTTGCCCGAGAGTCGTGCGGACAATGCACCCCGTGTCGTGAGGGAGGCGCCTGGATTGACAAGATTCTGCGACGTATCGAGGAAGGGGAGGGAAGAGAGGCTGATCTCGATCTTCTTCTTGACCTGTGCGACAACATCTCGCCTGGGATCAAGTGGCCTCCGGCACAGACGACGATCTGCGTGCTAGGGCCTTCGATTCCTCCGTCGGTCAATGCAGCGATTCAGCATTTTCGTGATGATTTTTTGATCCATATCAAGGAAGGACGGTGCCCTCATGCCTGA
- a CDS encoding NADH-quinone oxidoreductase subunit J, with amino-acid sequence MILASVISVPQLIVFMVSVVIIAIGGVGLLTARYPVHAALFLVMTLFGVAILFIEEGAEFLAAVQVVVYAGAVVVLFLFVIMLLGVDREEIASFAGDTVRVALAGAGVVLILAELFIVATGAWATGAHSTAGKLSAGSNIGVLARSVFTTYLLPFELTAALLVIAVVGAVILSRRMGVETATLDQAPVGQSSVGPDQEAGQ; translated from the coding sequence GTGATCCTCGCCTCGGTGATATCTGTACCTCAACTCATCGTCTTTATGGTGTCGGTGGTGATCATTGCTATCGGCGGTGTGGGGCTTCTGACGGCACGGTACCCTGTGCACGCTGCACTGTTTCTTGTGATGACCCTCTTTGGGGTAGCGATACTCTTCATCGAGGAGGGCGCTGAGTTTCTTGCGGCGGTGCAGGTGGTGGTCTATGCAGGAGCGGTGGTTGTCTTGTTCCTGTTCGTGATCATGTTGCTTGGCGTCGACCGTGAGGAGATTGCGAGTTTCGCGGGCGATACTGTGCGCGTGGCGCTTGCAGGAGCGGGCGTCGTCTTAATCCTCGCCGAGCTGTTCATTGTGGCGACCGGTGCTTGGGCGACCGGTGCGCATTCGACGGCGGGGAAACTGAGTGCAGGTTCGAATATTGGAGTGCTTGCACGCTCGGTCTTTACGACCTATCTTCTACCTTTTGAACTGACCGCAGCCCTCCTGGTGATAGCGGTGGTGGGAGCCGTGATACTGTCTCGCCGCATGGGGGTCGAGACGGCAACACTTGACCAGGCGCCGGTTGGCCAGTCATCGGTTGGCCCGGATCAGGAGGCTGGACAGTGA
- a CDS encoding NAD(P)H-dependent oxidoreductase subunit E: MSRFTGEMLSRAEELVSLYPDPRSATIPLCHLAQEQDGYVTNEAMAHIAELVGSSAAEVQGTASFYDMLKLEPVGQYVIGVCTNIACMLRGAYELLEDAEAVLDTPVGATTPDGLFTLEEVECIAHCDRAPAAQVNYRYFGPLDRPSFETLVAKLRNGELDDEVPPHGTLLRVRREAPGVIPMEEIDRYRAQEAEREKQSD, encoded by the coding sequence GTGTCGCGTTTCACAGGTGAAATGTTGAGTCGTGCAGAGGAGCTGGTGTCACTCTACCCAGATCCTCGCTCCGCGACTATCCCACTGTGCCATCTGGCACAGGAGCAGGATGGTTATGTAACGAATGAGGCTATGGCCCATATCGCTGAGCTCGTAGGATCAAGCGCGGCGGAGGTCCAAGGGACAGCCTCGTTCTATGACATGCTGAAGTTAGAACCGGTTGGGCAGTATGTGATCGGTGTCTGCACAAATATTGCTTGCATGCTGCGCGGAGCCTATGAACTACTCGAGGATGCCGAAGCGGTCCTTGATACTCCGGTCGGAGCGACCACGCCCGATGGTCTGTTCACCCTGGAGGAGGTGGAGTGTATTGCCCACTGTGATCGGGCACCGGCGGCACAGGTTAACTATCGCTATTTCGGCCCGCTCGACCGGCCCAGTTTTGAGACCCTCGTAGCCAAGCTTCGCAACGGTGAACTCGATGACGAGGTTCCACCGCATGGAACGCTCCTGCGGGTTCGCAGAGAGGCACCTGGCGTGATCCCGATGGAGGAGATCGATCGCTACCGAGCCCAGGAGGCAGAGCGGGAGAAGCAAAGTGACTGA
- the nuoH gene encoding NADH-quinone oxidoreductase subunit NuoH, whose product MGSDPLLAGPITWVVVLIVVIKVLVAFIALMVSVLLAIWIERKVISDMQNRIGPNRAGPFGILQSLADGIKLFFKEDLIPERSDKFIFKLAPYLSVIPAFITFTLVPVGGMVDIFGHRTELQVADPPIGILLLLAMSSISVYGVMLAGWSSGSKYPLIGSVRASAQMISYEAAMGLSIASVVLLTGSLSTRNMVSQQLGTFFGFIPHWNIIRLGVIPFLVFIIAITAEVNRPPFDLVEAEQELVGGFHTEYSSIRFALFYLAEYMNTITMSAIMVTMFFGGPDGPDPRFLHWLWPIIWFIVKTAIFFFIYVWFRAALPRLRYDQLMDLGWKVLIPVMLVWLLVVAAMRVSRPLGFGMVGLGIVGGLLLYRAIAVGRDRSTSRELARPSRVELEPPGDRREEHGDS is encoded by the coding sequence ATGGGTAGCGATCCATTATTAGCGGGACCCATCACATGGGTTGTCGTGTTGATCGTAGTGATCAAGGTGCTCGTCGCCTTTATCGCACTGATGGTGTCGGTTTTGCTTGCGATCTGGATTGAGCGCAAGGTGATCTCCGACATGCAGAACCGCATTGGTCCCAACCGCGCTGGACCTTTTGGAATCCTGCAGAGTTTGGCCGATGGGATTAAGCTCTTCTTCAAGGAAGACCTGATCCCCGAGCGCTCCGATAAGTTCATCTTTAAGTTGGCCCCGTATCTGTCGGTGATTCCCGCCTTCATCACCTTTACGTTGGTACCGGTCGGAGGGATGGTCGATATCTTTGGCCACAGGACCGAACTCCAGGTGGCCGACCCACCGATCGGAATCCTGCTGCTACTGGCGATGTCTTCGATATCGGTCTATGGCGTCATGCTTGCCGGTTGGTCATCGGGATCGAAGTATCCGCTGATCGGTTCGGTGCGGGCCTCGGCGCAGATGATCTCCTACGAGGCTGCGATGGGGCTATCGATTGCCTCAGTCGTGCTCTTGACTGGCTCGCTATCGACGAGAAATATGGTGTCCCAACAGCTTGGGACGTTCTTTGGATTTATCCCACACTGGAATATCATTCGCTTAGGGGTGATCCCCTTCCTTGTCTTCATTATCGCTATCACCGCGGAGGTGAACCGCCCTCCCTTTGACCTCGTCGAGGCGGAGCAGGAGTTGGTCGGAGGTTTTCATACCGAGTACTCCTCCATCAGATTTGCTCTCTTCTATCTCGCGGAGTACATGAACACGATCACGATGTCGGCCATCATGGTGACGATGTTCTTTGGGGGGCCAGATGGTCCTGATCCACGTTTCTTGCATTGGCTGTGGCCAATCATCTGGTTCATCGTCAAGACAGCCATCTTTTTCTTCATCTATGTCTGGTTCCGTGCAGCACTTCCTCGTTTGCGCTATGACCAGCTGATGGACCTCGGCTGGAAGGTGTTGATCCCGGTGATGCTGGTGTGGCTGTTGGTGGTCGCCGCCATGCGCGTCTCTAGACCGCTCGGGTTTGGCATGGTGGGTCTTGGTATCGTTGGCGGGTTGCTACTCTATCGGGCCATTGCGGTGGGTCGCGATCGGAGTACATCGCGAGAGCTGGCTCGACCTTCGCGAGTTGAACTTGAACCACCTGGGGACAGGAGGGAGGAACATGGGGATTCTTAG
- the nuoK gene encoding NADH-quinone oxidoreductase subunit NuoK codes for MTIPGSWYLVVAALLFGLGTFGVLTRRNVIVMFMSVELMLNAVNLTFVTYARMLNDVGGQIAVFFVLVVAAAEVVVGLGIIVAIFRHRATVTVDDISSLKG; via the coding sequence GTGACGATCCCTGGGAGTTGGTATCTGGTAGTGGCAGCACTGCTGTTTGGTCTTGGGACCTTCGGGGTGTTGACCCGGCGCAACGTCATTGTCATGTTTATGTCTGTTGAGCTGATGTTGAATGCGGTCAACTTGACCTTTGTCACCTATGCCAGGATGCTCAACGATGTTGGCGGCCAGATCGCGGTGTTCTTTGTACTCGTGGTCGCGGCTGCTGAGGTGGTCGTTGGACTTGGGATCATTGTTGCGATCTTTCGACATCGTGCGACCGTCACCGTCGATGATATTTCGAGTTTGAAGGGCTAG
- a CDS encoding NADH-quinone oxidoreductase subunit M: MTLLDWLIALPALGALVVPMMALPPENQKLIRYFGIAISLVELGIAIGMAIAFKLHTSSYQFVTKVHWIGAFGIDWYLGADGISLVLVLLTAVLFTIAMFAMKGVKDYRAYVGWMLLLEAACMGSFTALDLFLFFVFFELTLVPSYFLIADFGLGASGRAAIKFFVYTFAGSAFLLVGIVSLVFIHDHQTGHLTFSLPALMHTRLPKDTAILLFLAFAAAFAVKTPIFPFHTWSPDTYRSAPIPAVVILAGVMAKLGTYGLIRFNLELFPATSRELAWLMLTLGVVGILYGAIVAAGERDLGRMVAYSSLSHMGFIVLGIFAFSAEALSGSTLQMVNHGIYTAAIFLLLGMIYERRGTLDMNKLGGLQKKAPIFAAVFILVVMGMIGLPGLNGFVGEFLILIGTFITHRWWAVVAVLGVVLSAIYLLWAYQRVFHGEPKDDRSFRDLAPREALLLLPLVALIVFLGIYPIPLLARINPSTAAIVHHVATAPALGKSTVSSNVTGGAK; this comes from the coding sequence ATGACGTTACTCGATTGGCTGATAGCACTTCCCGCCCTAGGAGCTCTGGTGGTACCGATGATGGCCCTGCCACCGGAGAACCAGAAGTTGATTCGATATTTTGGGATTGCGATCTCCTTGGTGGAGTTAGGTATCGCCATTGGTATGGCGATCGCCTTCAAGCTTCATACAAGTTCCTATCAGTTTGTCACCAAGGTTCACTGGATTGGAGCTTTTGGAATCGACTGGTATCTGGGAGCCGACGGTATCTCGTTGGTGCTCGTACTGCTGACGGCGGTGCTCTTCACCATCGCCATGTTCGCGATGAAGGGGGTAAAGGACTATCGAGCCTATGTCGGTTGGATGTTGCTCCTTGAGGCAGCATGCATGGGTAGCTTTACTGCTCTGGACCTTTTTCTCTTCTTCGTCTTCTTTGAGCTGACGCTGGTACCTAGCTATTTTTTGATTGCCGACTTCGGCTTAGGGGCATCGGGACGAGCGGCGATCAAGTTTTTTGTCTACACCTTTGCAGGCTCAGCCTTTCTGCTAGTGGGTATCGTCTCGCTGGTCTTTATCCATGATCACCAGACTGGACATCTCACCTTCTCGTTGCCGGCGCTTATGCATACGAGGCTTCCAAAAGATACCGCAATACTGCTGTTTCTGGCTTTTGCCGCCGCCTTTGCCGTCAAGACGCCGATCTTTCCTTTCCACACCTGGTCGCCGGATACCTATCGTTCTGCTCCTATCCCGGCCGTAGTGATTCTGGCGGGTGTCATGGCCAAGCTTGGTACCTATGGTCTCATTCGGTTCAACCTGGAGTTGTTCCCCGCGACCTCTCGGGAACTTGCTTGGTTGATGTTGACGCTTGGAGTTGTCGGTATTCTCTACGGCGCGATCGTGGCGGCTGGTGAACGGGATCTTGGTCGAATGGTCGCCTACTCATCGCTGTCGCATATGGGGTTCATCGTGCTTGGCATCTTTGCCTTTTCGGCCGAAGCCCTCTCGGGGAGCACGCTCCAGATGGTGAATCACGGCATCTACACCGCTGCTATCTTCCTACTGCTGGGGATGATCTACGAGCGGCGAGGCACCTTGGATATGAACAAGCTCGGAGGCCTTCAAAAGAAGGCGCCCATCTTCGCCGCTGTCTTCATCCTCGTCGTCATGGGTATGATCGGTCTGCCGGGGTTGAACGGCTTCGTCGGGGAGTTCTTAATTCTTATCGGCACCTTCATCACCCATCGGTGGTGGGCGGTCGTTGCGGTATTGGGTGTTGTTCTGAGCGCGATCTATCTCCTCTGGGCCTACCAGCGGGTGTTCCACGGAGAACCCAAGGACGATCGTAGCTTTCGTGACTTGGCGCCGCGTGAGGCGTTGTTGCTGCTGCCCTTGGTCGCCCTCATCGTCTTTCTGGGGATCTATCCAATCCCACTTTTGGCACGCATCAACCCGTCGACCGCGGCAATCGTTCACCATGTCGCTACTGCTCCGGCACTCGGGAAATCGACCGTGTCTTCGAATGTAACTGGAGGGGCAAAGTAG
- the nuoI gene encoding NADH-quinone oxidoreductase subunit NuoI, with product MGILSGLGGFKITFKQMAEPRVTRQYPEEKRPKPPRFHGRHVLNRYPDGMEKCIGCELCAGVCPARCIYVRGADNDPEAPVSPGERFGFVYEINYLRCIHCDLCVEACPTEAITESKMFEFSFTSREDAIYTKAELVVDDEGHPRRTPFEDWHDDDEEDTSGWVRATAPSGDPHFEGVAGWSGELGHGVRLPERGQSDISEDEMAAVFSLRDVLSDRIARKIGGKVW from the coding sequence ATGGGGATTCTTAGTGGTCTAGGCGGCTTCAAGATAACCTTTAAACAGATGGCGGAGCCACGCGTGACTCGCCAATATCCTGAGGAGAAGAGGCCCAAGCCGCCCCGGTTTCATGGTCGCCATGTTCTCAATCGGTATCCCGATGGTATGGAAAAGTGCATTGGCTGTGAACTCTGTGCCGGTGTTTGTCCCGCTCGGTGTATCTATGTGCGTGGAGCTGACAACGATCCCGAGGCGCCAGTGTCACCCGGTGAGCGGTTTGGTTTTGTCTATGAGATCAACTACTTACGCTGCATCCACTGTGATCTCTGCGTGGAGGCATGCCCGACTGAGGCCATCACTGAATCCAAGATGTTTGAGTTCTCCTTCACCAGTCGGGAGGATGCGATCTACACGAAGGCCGAACTCGTCGTTGATGATGAGGGACATCCACGTCGGACCCCCTTTGAGGATTGGCATGACGATGATGAAGAGGACACCTCAGGATGGGTGCGAGCCACCGCTCCTTCGGGGGATCCACACTTCGAAGGGGTTGCTGGATGGTCTGGCGAACTAGGCCATGGCGTTCGACTGCCCGAGAGGGGTCAGTCGGATATCTCAGAGGACGAGATGGCTGCCGTGTTCTCGTTACGTGATGTCCTCTCGGATCGTATTGCGCGAAAGATTGGAGGGAAGGTCTGGTGA
- the nuoG gene encoding NADH-quinone oxidoreductase subunit NuoG — protein MPDELVAVTVDGHSFHVRKGVKVIDALDDVGVHVPRFCYHPRMSAVGMCRMCLVEVQGPRGPSLQPSCFIDIADGMEIRTESESVKKAQHGVLEFLLANHPLDCPVCDKGGECPLQDQAFAHGSGETRFVEEKRHYAKPIPISRLIKLDRERCIQCDRCTRFADEIAGEPLIDFAGRGGTLRISTFSDVDFDSYFSGNVAQICPVGALTATPYRFKARPWDLLQSSSTCLQCDMGCQVSLQSSQNELTRMLGIDSDAINHGWLCDRGRFSTSEINNLEGRVSRPRVRDQDTVVDVSWARALRLAAAAIKQAIDERGASTVALLSGASMTLEDTYAWAKLGSDVVRTNAVDGAADVRIDGTLLLANPATINEALRAKTLVLFNVDPKNELPVMHLRLRAAMRNGLRVVEVNTTPTDLTPMVDRWVAIQPEDLANTIDAAVAAVGDDLDGVVVMAGCRERAISTSLNTALVAAMLHRLPDAKVLSGVARGTNALAVGFTPNAPQGIRATDGVAPSLCADAILAGALRGEIAVLMILDTDLMRLGLSEEDLVTLGQRTTVIALSSFESATTQHASVVLPLSAYGEQQGSTLNIEWRHLRLGRQVEPVAQARPAWVVATELASALGDELGFLTLADITRGLSQSGGLLAGLGYQYFAEGLDGPLFPRTRTEPVATRRILDPMATPGIASIDRQGANFGSGNVIEPSEAPGFGLGGGETPKALASASVPKWEGPVALDPLSDGEYWLRLVPRLYDPTPELMANPFLKAAVREPVLALAPAQAESLGLAEGDRCRLVGAETVDMLVQLVKEDAMALTVRGVTPGTLRLLGDQSWVKVRVEKSNG, from the coding sequence ATGCCTGATGAGTTGGTCGCCGTGACGGTCGATGGTCACTCCTTTCACGTGCGCAAGGGAGTAAAGGTCATCGATGCGCTCGATGATGTCGGGGTCCATGTACCTCGATTTTGTTACCACCCGCGCATGAGTGCGGTTGGGATGTGTCGGATGTGTCTGGTGGAGGTGCAGGGACCGCGTGGACCCTCTCTACAGCCATCATGTTTTATCGATATCGCCGACGGCATGGAGATCCGCACCGAATCGGAATCGGTCAAGAAGGCCCAGCATGGTGTCCTTGAGTTTCTGCTTGCGAACCACCCCTTGGACTGTCCAGTCTGTGATAAGGGTGGCGAGTGTCCCCTCCAGGACCAGGCCTTTGCCCATGGCTCAGGCGAGACCCGCTTCGTGGAAGAGAAACGACATTACGCAAAGCCGATCCCGATCTCGCGGTTGATCAAACTCGATCGCGAGCGCTGTATCCAGTGTGACCGGTGTACGCGGTTTGCTGATGAGATCGCCGGCGAGCCCCTCATCGACTTTGCTGGTCGCGGCGGAACGTTGCGTATCTCAACATTTTCGGACGTGGATTTCGACTCCTACTTCTCCGGCAACGTGGCGCAAATCTGTCCAGTAGGTGCGCTTACGGCGACGCCGTATCGCTTTAAGGCACGGCCATGGGACCTTTTGCAGTCGTCCTCGACCTGTCTGCAGTGTGACATGGGTTGCCAGGTCAGCCTCCAATCGAGCCAGAACGAGTTGACAAGAATGCTGGGGATCGACTCTGACGCCATCAATCATGGCTGGCTCTGTGATCGTGGCAGGTTCTCTACCAGTGAGATCAACAACCTTGAGGGTCGGGTGAGCCGACCACGGGTACGGGATCAAGACACCGTGGTGGATGTCTCATGGGCGAGGGCGTTACGGCTTGCGGCGGCGGCCATCAAACAAGCTATTGATGAGCGTGGTGCCTCCACAGTCGCCCTCCTTTCGGGGGCCTCAATGACGCTCGAAGATACCTACGCATGGGCGAAGCTTGGGAGCGATGTAGTGCGCACGAACGCCGTCGATGGAGCCGCTGACGTGCGCATTGATGGGACACTGCTCTTGGCAAACCCGGCAACGATCAACGAGGCGTTGCGTGCAAAGACACTGGTCTTGTTCAACGTTGATCCAAAGAACGAACTTCCAGTGATGCATCTGCGTTTGCGGGCCGCTATGCGTAATGGGCTTCGGGTCGTTGAGGTGAACACGACACCAACTGACCTTACGCCAATGGTCGATCGCTGGGTCGCCATTCAGCCGGAGGACTTGGCCAATACCATCGACGCGGCGGTGGCTGCTGTAGGAGATGATCTCGATGGCGTGGTGGTCATGGCAGGCTGTCGTGAACGAGCGATCAGTACGTCCTTGAACACGGCGTTGGTGGCAGCGATGTTGCACCGACTCCCGGACGCGAAGGTGCTGAGCGGTGTGGCTCGTGGGACGAACGCGTTGGCGGTGGGATTCACCCCAAACGCGCCCCAGGGAATCCGTGCGACGGATGGCGTCGCTCCATCGTTGTGCGCGGATGCGATTCTGGCGGGTGCGCTCCGAGGCGAGATAGCGGTACTGATGATACTCGATACGGATCTGATGCGTCTTGGACTCTCCGAGGAGGATCTTGTGACCCTAGGACAGCGAACGACCGTCATCGCGTTGAGCTCGTTCGAGTCGGCAACGACCCAGCACGCCTCTGTTGTGTTGCCGTTAAGTGCCTATGGCGAACAGCAGGGCTCGACACTCAACATCGAATGGCGACATCTCCGCCTTGGTCGGCAGGTGGAACCGGTTGCTCAGGCACGGCCAGCGTGGGTGGTGGCGACAGAGCTCGCCTCTGCACTCGGTGATGAACTGGGGTTCTTGACGTTGGCGGATATCACGCGCGGTCTGAGTCAGTCTGGTGGGCTGCTCGCAGGGCTCGGCTATCAGTACTTTGCGGAGGGTCTGGATGGACCACTCTTTCCAAGAACACGGACCGAACCGGTGGCGACCCGCCGAATCCTCGATCCGATGGCGACGCCAGGCATCGCGTCCATCGATCGTCAGGGGGCCAATTTTGGCTCCGGTAACGTCATCGAACCCAGTGAGGCCCCAGGTTTTGGACTCGGTGGAGGGGAGACGCCAAAGGCCCTTGCTTCGGCTTCGGTTCCCAAATGGGAGGGGCCGGTTGCGCTGGATCCACTCTCCGATGGGGAGTATTGGCTGCGATTGGTGCCCCGACTCTATGATCCGACGCCCGAGCTGATGGCCAATCCCTTCTTGAAGGCTGCAGTTCGTGAACCGGTACTTGCCCTAGCCCCCGCCCAGGCTGAAAGCCTTGGATTGGCCGAGGGGGACCGGTGTCGCCTCGTGGGTGCGGAGACGGTCGATATGCTAGTTCAGCTCGTCAAGGAGGATGCGATGGCCTTGACGGTTCGTGGAGTGACGCCGGGGACACTGCGGCTCTTAGGTGATCAATCGTGGGTCAAGGTGAGGGTGGAGAAAAGCAATGGGTAG